Proteins from one Loktanella sp. M215 genomic window:
- the rffA gene encoding dTDP-4-amino-4,6-dideoxygalactose transaminase, translating to MVKIPLNKPSLIGNEIKYVRDAVRRGQLSGDGFYTKRCNALIEEITQSPKALVTHSCTAALEMAALLCDLGPGDEVILPSFTFVSTANAIVLRRATPVFVDIDPATLNIDPARVAAAVTPQTKAIFAVHYAGFPADMDALAEIARAHDLVLVEDAAQALGSTYKGRPAGSLGDLAAFSFHETKNVISGEGGALTINNPAFVERAEIIREKGTNRSRFIRGDVDKYTWVDVGSSYLPGELISSFLCAQLEAEKAISARRLSLFDRYQEALTPLADRELVQLPVTPSDTIGNGHMFYLLMPDQNMRHDFINFMRERDVITPFHYIPLHSAPAGEKFSRTHGDMAVTKRVSDTLVRLPMFFDLGSEVEDVIDHVNDFFSQSAPQRSGA from the coding sequence ATGGTAAAAATCCCACTGAACAAGCCAAGCCTCATCGGTAATGAGATCAAATATGTGCGTGATGCCGTTAGGCGTGGGCAGCTGTCGGGTGACGGCTTCTATACAAAACGCTGCAATGCCCTGATCGAGGAAATCACACAGAGCCCCAAGGCACTGGTCACTCATTCATGCACGGCGGCCTTGGAAATGGCCGCTCTATTATGTGATCTCGGTCCAGGGGACGAGGTGATCCTTCCATCCTTCACCTTCGTGTCCACCGCAAATGCCATCGTACTGCGGAGGGCCACACCGGTTTTTGTCGACATCGACCCCGCCACGCTGAATATCGATCCCGCCCGCGTCGCCGCGGCCGTCACGCCGCAGACCAAGGCCATCTTTGCTGTGCATTATGCCGGATTTCCTGCCGATATGGACGCGCTGGCCGAGATCGCGCGTGCGCATGATCTGGTCCTGGTCGAGGACGCGGCACAGGCGCTGGGATCCACCTACAAGGGTCGGCCTGCCGGCAGCTTGGGCGATCTTGCAGCCTTCAGTTTTCACGAAACCAAGAACGTCATCAGCGGCGAGGGCGGCGCACTGACGATAAACAATCCTGCCTTCGTGGAGCGCGCCGAGATCATCCGCGAAAAAGGTACAAACCGATCCCGGTTCATCCGGGGCGATGTCGACAAGTACACTTGGGTCGATGTGGGGTCGTCTTACCTGCCTGGCGAGCTCATCTCGTCATTCCTGTGCGCTCAACTGGAAGCGGAGAAGGCGATTTCGGCGCGGCGCCTCTCCTTGTTTGACCGCTACCAAGAAGCCCTGACGCCCTTGGCGGACAGGGAACTGGTGCAACTGCCTGTCACGCCTTCCGATACGATCGGTAATGGGCACATGTTCTATTTGCTTATGCCCGATCAGAACATGCGGCACGACTTCATAAATTTTATGCGCGAGCGTGATGTCATAACACCATTCCACTACATCCCACTGCATTCGGCCCCTGCGGGCGAAAAATTCAGCAGGACGCACGGAGACATGGCCGTTACGAAACGGGTATCCGACACGCTGGTGCGCCTGCCGATGTTTTTCGATCTGGGGTCGGAAGTGGAGGACGTTATCGATCACGTCAACGATTTCTTTAGCCAGAGCGCACCGCAGAGGTCCGGCGCATGA
- a CDS encoding NADP-dependent malic enzyme — MTRQKITREDALTFHIAPTPGKWEVQATVPMTTQRDLSLAYSPGVAIPCQEIHADPATAYDYTNKGNLVAVISNGTAVLGLGNLGALASKPVMEGKSVLFKRFADVNSIDIELDTEDPDAFCNAVRLMGPTFGGINLEDIKAPECFIIEQRLKEEMDIPVFHDDQHGTAVICAAGLLNALHISGKKIEDVRIVLNGAGAAGIACLELLKAMGAKHDNCIMCDTKGVIYQGRTEGMNQWKSAHAANTPARSLADAMKEADVFLGVSAKGAVTAQMVADMAPNPVIFAMANPDPEITPEEAHAVRQDAIVATGRSDYPNQVNNVLGFPYLFRGALDIHARAINDEMKIACAHALAQLAREDVPEEVAVAYGKKLTFGRDYIIPTPFDPRLIHRIPPAVARAGMATGVARRPIIDMDAYEASLKSRMDPTANILRGLNARARAAQASVIFTEGDDPRVLRAAIAYQRQGLGKALIVGRTKDVHAMLTAEGLADAIEELEIVNAANTPHLETYKAFLYDRLQRKGHDRQDVHRLAARDRHVFAALMLAHGHADGMVTGATRKSAHVLELINHVFDAGPHDGAVGVTAVLNRGRIVLIADTLVHEWPDQNDLADIAERGAAVARDLGLEPRVAFLSFSTFGYPVSERAEKMHIAPTVLDARGVDFEYEGEMTVDVALNPAAQAQYPFSRLTGPANVLVVPARHSASISVKLLQEMAGATVIGPILSGIDKPIQICSTVSTVNDILNMAVIAACKVG, encoded by the coding sequence ATGACACGTCAAAAGATTACCCGCGAGGACGCGCTGACGTTCCATATCGCACCAACCCCCGGCAAGTGGGAGGTGCAGGCCACCGTCCCCATGACGACCCAGCGCGACCTCAGCCTTGCCTATTCGCCCGGCGTCGCAATCCCCTGTCAGGAAATCCACGCCGACCCGGCAACTGCCTATGACTATACGAACAAGGGTAACCTCGTCGCCGTCATCTCGAACGGCACGGCTGTGCTCGGCTTGGGCAACCTCGGTGCGCTGGCGTCAAAACCGGTGATGGAAGGCAAGTCGGTCCTGTTCAAGCGCTTCGCCGACGTCAATTCCATCGACATCGAACTGGACACCGAAGACCCCGACGCCTTCTGCAACGCCGTGCGTCTGATGGGCCCGACCTTCGGCGGCATCAACCTTGAAGACATCAAGGCGCCCGAATGTTTCATCATCGAACAGCGCCTGAAGGAAGAGATGGATATCCCCGTCTTTCACGACGACCAGCATGGCACCGCCGTGATCTGCGCCGCCGGGCTGCTGAACGCGCTGCATATCAGCGGCAAGAAGATCGAGGATGTGCGGATCGTCCTGAACGGGGCGGGTGCGGCCGGCATCGCCTGTCTGGAACTGCTCAAGGCGATGGGTGCAAAACACGACAACTGCATCATGTGCGACACCAAGGGCGTCATCTATCAGGGCCGGACCGAGGGCATGAACCAGTGGAAATCGGCCCACGCCGCCAACACGCCCGCCCGCAGCCTCGCTGACGCGATGAAGGAGGCCGACGTGTTCCTCGGCGTCAGCGCAAAGGGCGCCGTGACCGCCCAGATGGTGGCCGACATGGCCCCCAATCCGGTCATCTTCGCCATGGCGAACCCGGATCCAGAGATTACGCCGGAAGAGGCCCACGCCGTCCGTCAGGATGCCATCGTCGCCACTGGACGCTCTGATTATCCCAATCAGGTCAACAACGTCCTTGGCTTTCCCTATCTCTTCCGCGGTGCCCTCGATATCCACGCCCGCGCCATCAATGACGAGATGAAGATCGCCTGCGCCCATGCCCTCGCCCAACTGGCGCGCGAGGACGTGCCGGAAGAGGTCGCCGTCGCTTACGGCAAGAAACTGACCTTCGGTCGCGACTACATCATCCCGACGCCCTTCGATCCCCGCCTGATCCACCGCATCCCACCGGCCGTGGCACGCGCCGGCATGGCGACCGGCGTCGCGCGGCGTCCGATCATCGACATGGACGCCTACGAGGCGTCCCTGAAATCCCGCATGGATCCGACCGCGAACATCCTGCGTGGCCTGAACGCACGGGCGCGGGCGGCACAAGCCTCTGTCATCTTCACCGAAGGCGACGATCCCCGCGTGCTGCGCGCCGCCATCGCCTATCAGCGGCAGGGGTTGGGCAAGGCGCTGATCGTTGGCCGGACCAAGGATGTCCACGCGATGCTGACCGCCGAAGGTCTGGCCGACGCGATCGAGGAGCTGGAGATCGTCAACGCCGCCAACACGCCGCACCTCGAAACCTACAAGGCCTTCCTTTACGACCGGCTGCAACGCAAGGGCCACGACCGGCAGGACGTGCACCGTCTGGCCGCCCGCGACCGGCACGTCTTTGCGGCGCTCATGCTGGCCCACGGCCATGCGGATGGCATGGTGACCGGTGCCACGCGCAAGTCTGCCCATGTGCTGGAACTGATCAACCACGTCTTTGACGCGGGCCCCCACGACGGCGCTGTCGGTGTCACCGCCGTGCTGAACCGGGGCCGCATCGTGCTGATCGCCGACACGCTGGTCCACGAATGGCCCGACCAGAACGACCTTGCCGACATTGCCGAACGCGGCGCCGCCGTCGCGCGTGACCTGGGACTGGAACCGCGCGTCGCCTTCCTGTCGTTCTCGACCTTCGGCTACCCCGTCTCGGAACGGGCCGAAAAGATGCATATCGCGCCCACGGTCCTTGACGCGCGCGGTGTCGATTTCGAATACGAGGGCGAGATGACCGTGGACGTCGCCCTGAACCCCGCCGCACAGGCGCAATATCCATTCAGCCGACTGACAGGGCCTGCCAACGTGCTGGTCGTCCCCGCCCGCCACTCCGCCAGCATCAGCGTCAAGCTGCTGCAGGAAATGGCGGGGGCGACGGTGATCGGCCCGATCCTGTCGGGCATCGACAAGCCGATCCAGATCTGTTCGACCGTCAGCACGGTGAACGACATCCTCAACATGGCCGTGATTGCGGCCTGCAAGGTCGGATGA
- a CDS encoding ISAs1 family transposase, with amino-acid sequence MNEANLTPNRQPINPHGCLVAYVVSAKALSEYHEFPGLKGFAKIDATRDTGGKVTSQTRYFALSWMPTPEVLLTTVRDQWAIENDLHWQLDVSFREDAARNRKDNGPGNIAVLRRRALDVVRRDTSKGPS; translated from the coding sequence GTGAACGAAGCAAACCTAACCCCAAACAGGCAGCCCATTAACCCACATGGCTGCCTTGTCGCTTACGTCGTATCGGCTAAAGCACTGAGCGAATATCATGAATTTCCGGGTCTTAAAGGGTTCGCCAAGATTGATGCAACCCGCGATACCGGAGGCAAAGTGACCTCCCAGACGCGCTATTTCGCCCTGTCCTGGATGCCGACACCCGAGGTCTTGCTGACCACGGTGCGCGACCAATGGGCCATCGAAAACGATTTGCATTGGCAGCTTGACGTCTCGTTCCGTGAAGACGCTGCACGCAACCGAAAGGACAACGGTCCGGGCAACATCGCGGTGCTGCGCCGCCGCGCTCTGGATGTCGTCCGACGTGACACGTCCAAAGGCCCATCATGA
- a CDS encoding GNAT family N-acetyltransferase, with the protein MPIEIDHLGSRRFGVVLARTTDAQATPEALNAAARRLDVAMLTTRIDCADHDRIHALEADGHLLMDSLVYWARGLQTTCTVRSAQTAIVVRLATPDDVTAVGQVARAAFRNYVGHFHSDPKLERLSADAAYVEWAETSIRNVTADRPVLVAGLNRQISGFLTLRRNAPDEWEIVLNAVDPAAQGGGIYGHLVSAVIDHARSAVADAAQARLITSTQLNNYTVQRVWSRRDFHVDHAFHTFHKWYPVGQETQVAL; encoded by the coding sequence ATGCCGATTGAAATCGATCACCTGGGCAGCCGCCGCTTTGGTGTGGTCCTTGCCCGCACGACGGATGCACAGGCCACCCCGGAGGCCCTGAACGCTGCGGCCCGCCGCCTTGACGTCGCGATGCTGACGACCCGCATCGATTGCGCCGACCACGACCGCATCCACGCGCTGGAGGCGGATGGCCACCTGCTGATGGACAGCCTCGTCTATTGGGCACGTGGCCTACAGACGACTTGCACGGTCCGGTCCGCACAGACCGCAATCGTCGTCCGGCTTGCGACGCCCGACGACGTGACTGCGGTCGGCCAAGTGGCCCGCGCGGCCTTTCGCAATTACGTCGGACATTTTCATTCCGACCCGAAGCTTGAGAGACTGTCTGCCGACGCCGCCTATGTGGAATGGGCAGAGACGAGCATCCGGAACGTGACGGCCGACCGTCCGGTTCTGGTCGCTGGCCTGAACCGGCAGATTTCCGGGTTCCTGACCCTGCGCCGCAACGCGCCGGATGAATGGGAAATCGTGCTGAACGCCGTGGACCCCGCAGCACAGGGCGGTGGCATCTATGGCCACCTCGTATCTGCCGTGATCGACCACGCCCGCAGCGCGGTCGCCGATGCGGCGCAGGCCCGCCTCATCACGTCGACGCAACTGAACAACTATACGGTCCAGCGCGTGTGGTCCCGCCGGGACTTCCACGTCGATCACGCGTTCCACACATTTCACAAGTGGTACCCGGTCGGCCAGGAAACGCAGGTCGCCCTATGA
- a CDS encoding glycosyltransferase family 2 protein — protein MTPVRLDAPEVSIVSPVYGCRDCLAKLVARVTQTMDNSGLTWELILVDDNAPDRPWPLILELTQNDPRIRGVRLTRNHGQHLAIWAGLEVCRGAWTAVIDCDLQDDPAVLPALFADAQTNTAHALIVDRGEWSDSWFRRAASAQFYRMIKVLAGIEIKNVGNFGVYSRTMVNSLLKFREQEVFLPMMVALTGLPVAKKRVDRSGRAAGQSSYSILRLLRLALAIVVRFSDRPLKLSAVAGFAFSSLAAVVSLCLFMGRILNIFTVAGWTSVILSVWFLSGLIMVTLGIHGLYIGRIFAEVRGRPRLSVMHTTFEPDGRHPFSAVLTQDAVRRD, from the coding sequence ATGACACCAGTCAGGTTGGACGCGCCGGAGGTTAGCATCGTGTCTCCGGTATATGGTTGCCGTGATTGTCTGGCCAAGCTGGTCGCACGCGTTACGCAGACCATGGATAACAGCGGTTTGACGTGGGAACTGATCCTCGTCGACGACAACGCACCGGACCGTCCTTGGCCGCTGATCCTTGAGTTGACACAGAACGATCCGCGCATCAGGGGGGTCCGGCTAACACGCAACCACGGCCAGCACTTGGCCATCTGGGCCGGGCTTGAGGTTTGCCGGGGGGCTTGGACCGCGGTGATCGACTGCGATCTGCAGGACGATCCGGCGGTCCTGCCTGCCCTGTTTGCGGATGCGCAGACCAATACTGCCCACGCGCTAATCGTCGATCGTGGGGAATGGTCGGATTCGTGGTTTCGCCGCGCGGCCTCTGCCCAGTTCTACCGGATGATCAAGGTGCTGGCGGGGATTGAGATCAAGAATGTCGGTAACTTCGGGGTCTACAGCCGCACCATGGTAAATTCGCTGCTGAAGTTCCGCGAACAGGAAGTGTTCCTACCGATGATGGTGGCCCTGACCGGCCTGCCGGTAGCCAAGAAGCGGGTCGACCGCAGTGGCCGCGCCGCGGGACAGAGCAGCTATTCGATTCTGCGGCTGCTGCGACTGGCTTTGGCGATTGTCGTGCGGTTCTCGGATCGCCCCCTCAAGCTGAGCGCTGTCGCCGGATTCGCGTTCTCCTCGCTCGCGGCCGTCGTGTCTCTTTGTCTGTTCATGGGACGTATACTGAACATCTTCACTGTCGCCGGCTGGACCAGCGTCATCCTGTCCGTGTGGTTTCTGTCCGGACTGATTATGGTAACTCTGGGGATCCACGGACTCTACATCGGCCGCATTTTCGCGGAAGTGCGCGGCAGGCCGCGCCTCTCGGTGATGCACACGACCTTCGAGCCGGACGGACGTCATCCGTTCAGTGCGGTTTTGACGCAAGACGCGGTCCGGCGTGACTAG
- a CDS encoding GtrA family protein: MTRLRREARTLTRYGIVGIVNNLVLYLAFVALVWAGTGPLVSAGICYVAGVAMSYWLNRIWTFESTARHSREVPKFLTAYAIGFCATLVMLRILLIWLPPQLAQIFNIGLTAVVIYVSLRLLKFGKMQDAD, from the coding sequence GTGACTAGACTGCGCCGGGAAGCCCGCACGCTGACCCGTTACGGTATCGTCGGCATCGTGAACAACCTGGTCCTCTACCTTGCCTTCGTCGCACTCGTCTGGGCGGGGACCGGTCCGCTGGTGTCGGCCGGCATCTGCTACGTCGCAGGCGTTGCGATGAGCTACTGGCTCAACCGGATTTGGACCTTCGAAAGCACGGCACGGCATAGCCGCGAGGTGCCGAAGTTCCTGACCGCCTATGCCATCGGGTTCTGCGCGACACTGGTCATGTTGCGCATACTGCTGATCTGGTTGCCGCCCCAGTTGGCCCAGATCTTCAACATCGGCCTGACGGCCGTCGTGATCTATGTATCCTTACGCTTGCTCAAATTCGGGAAAATGCAAGATGCCGATTGA
- a CDS encoding tyrosine-type recombinase/integrase, with amino-acid sequence MPLTDAKIRTLKPRDKPYKVSDFDGLFLSIRPSGSKLWPMKYRIAEKEKLLSFGAYPAISLAQARSARDDARALLALGEDPGEAEQQLKREDRERRGHTFESQAKAFMSRAIKEGRAPATLAKTDWLLGMANAAFGNKPISEITSPMILQCLRKVEAKGNYETAKRLRAQIGSVFRFAVAVGVAETDPTYALKDALIRPTVKSRAAITEPKALGGLLRAVDAFEGQMATRIALQLMALLAQRPGELRHAEWADIDLEAGIWSIPAERMKMRRPHKVPLPSQAIAVIDELRALTGSGRYLFPSIRSAQRVMSENTLNAALRRMGFSAEEMTSHGFRATFSTLANESGLWNPDAIERALAHVEANQVRRAYARGEHWDERVRLADWWAGYLDDCKTS; translated from the coding sequence ATGCCCCTGACAGATGCAAAGATTCGAACGCTCAAGCCGCGTGACAAACCTTACAAGGTATCGGACTTTGACGGGCTTTTTCTATCTATCCGGCCGTCGGGGTCGAAGCTTTGGCCGATGAAGTACCGGATCGCCGAAAAAGAGAAACTCCTGTCGTTCGGCGCATATCCGGCAATCAGCTTAGCGCAGGCGCGATCCGCCCGGGATGACGCCCGCGCATTGCTGGCCTTGGGCGAAGACCCCGGCGAGGCGGAGCAACAGCTCAAGCGCGAAGACCGGGAACGGCGCGGCCACACCTTCGAGAGCCAAGCCAAAGCATTTATGAGCCGGGCCATAAAGGAAGGCCGCGCGCCGGCGACGCTGGCCAAGACCGATTGGTTGCTCGGGATGGCAAATGCAGCATTTGGCAATAAGCCAATTTCCGAGATTACGTCGCCCATGATTCTGCAATGCCTGCGCAAGGTCGAAGCCAAAGGAAACTATGAAACCGCCAAACGGCTACGCGCACAGATTGGTTCGGTGTTTCGTTTTGCTGTTGCGGTTGGTGTGGCGGAAACCGATCCAACCTATGCCCTTAAAGATGCGCTGATCAGGCCGACGGTGAAGTCGCGTGCCGCGATCACGGAACCAAAGGCGCTGGGCGGTCTTCTGAGGGCGGTGGACGCTTTCGAAGGACAGATGGCCACCCGCATCGCGTTGCAGCTAATGGCGCTCCTTGCCCAGCGCCCCGGTGAACTGCGACATGCCGAATGGGCGGACATTGATCTTGAAGCGGGCATTTGGTCAATTCCTGCGGAGCGCATGAAAATGCGCCGCCCGCACAAGGTGCCACTGCCTTCACAAGCTATTGCCGTGATCGACGAACTGCGGGCGCTGACTGGATCGGGGCGCTACCTTTTCCCGTCGATCAGAAGCGCCCAGCGTGTCATGAGCGAGAATACTCTAAATGCAGCACTTCGACGCATGGGCTTTTCCGCTGAGGAAATGACCTCGCATGGTTTTCGCGCCACGTTTTCTACTCTGGCGAACGAGAGTGGACTTTGGAACCCTGACGCGATTGAGCGCGCCTTGGCTCACGTCGAAGCGAATCAGGTGCGACGGGCATATGCGCGAGGGGAGCATTGGGATGAGCGTGTCCGCTTGGCGGATTGGTGGGCCGGATATCTGGACGACTGCAAGACATCCTAG
- the mutS gene encoding DNA mismatch repair protein MutS, whose amino-acid sequence MNETVTPMMAQYLDLKAGYPDAILFYRMGDFYEMFFDDAVAAAAALDIALTKRGKHLGEDIAMCGVPVHSAEGYLLTLIRKGFRVAVCEQMEDPAETKKRGSKSVVKRDVVRLVTPGTLTEDTLLDARRHNFLAAIAQVRDATALAWVDISTGALRVMACSAVGLGPELARLSPREVLVADGAEADFRETVTENGGSLTSLGRSAFDSTQGEKRLCALFGVGSLDAFGAFSRAEVAALAGLVEYLDITQKGQLPLLRPPVQENREAIMQIDAATRRSLELTHAMGGGRAGSLLDAIDRTVTAAGARLLERRLSSPSRRLDVITARQEAVAALVEDPTLTADLRDLLRGAHDLDRALSRLALDRGGPRDMAAIRNTIGQASRLHQTLNKPNLPDTLAQVLRDLIGHDDLLALLDAALVAEPPLLARDGGFIAAGYNEALDSARRLRDEGRSVIAQMQADFIAQTGINALKIKHNNVLGYFIETTSTHADRMLAPPLSETFIHRQTTANQVRFTTVELNEIESRILNAGGEALEIEKRLYATLSESVLAAHAALGQLARALAEIDLSAALAHLARQDGWVRPVIDDSRAFHVTGGRHPVVEEALRKSGTPFVANDCDLTETPIWLLTGPNMAGKSTYLRQNALIAVLAQMGAFVPVTAARIGIVSQIFSRVGASDDLARGRSTFMVEMVETAAILNQADDRALVILDEIGRGTATYDGLSIAWATLEHLHDVNRCRALFATHYHEMSSLSAKLAGVDNATVSVKEWDGDVIFLHEVRKGTADRSYGVQVARLAGLPAAVVARAKVVLEALEKGEREGGAARRAVIDDLPLFAAIPTPPPATAKSSVVEDRLRGVLPDDLTPKDALALIYELRNLLKE is encoded by the coding sequence ATGAACGAGACCGTGACGCCGATGATGGCGCAGTATTTGGACCTGAAGGCAGGTTATCCGGATGCGATCCTGTTCTACCGGATGGGCGATTTCTACGAGATGTTTTTTGACGATGCGGTGGCGGCTGCCGCGGCCCTGGATATCGCGCTGACCAAGCGCGGCAAGCATCTGGGCGAGGATATCGCCATGTGCGGCGTGCCGGTGCACAGTGCCGAAGGTTACCTTTTGACACTGATCCGCAAGGGGTTCCGGGTTGCCGTCTGCGAACAGATGGAAGACCCGGCCGAGACGAAGAAGCGCGGATCGAAGTCCGTCGTCAAACGCGATGTCGTGCGGCTGGTGACCCCCGGCACGCTGACAGAGGATACCTTGCTGGATGCGCGGCGGCACAACTTCCTGGCGGCCATTGCACAGGTGCGCGATGCGACGGCGCTGGCCTGGGTCGACATCTCGACCGGGGCGCTGCGGGTCATGGCCTGTTCCGCGGTGGGACTGGGACCGGAACTGGCCCGCCTGTCGCCGCGCGAGGTGCTGGTCGCGGACGGGGCAGAGGCGGATTTCCGCGAGACCGTCACGGAAAACGGCGGCAGCCTGACGTCATTGGGCCGGTCCGCCTTTGACAGCACGCAGGGCGAAAAACGCCTGTGCGCGCTGTTCGGGGTCGGATCGCTGGATGCGTTCGGGGCCTTCAGCCGGGCCGAGGTCGCGGCGTTGGCGGGGCTGGTCGAATACCTCGACATCACGCAAAAGGGCCAGTTGCCGCTGTTGCGCCCGCCGGTGCAGGAAAACCGCGAGGCGATCATGCAGATCGACGCGGCGACACGGCGGTCGCTGGAACTGACGCACGCGATGGGCGGCGGGCGGGCGGGGTCGCTGCTGGATGCCATCGACCGGACGGTGACGGCAGCGGGCGCGCGCCTGCTGGAACGGCGCCTGTCGTCGCCGTCGCGCCGGCTGGACGTCATTACCGCCCGGCAAGAGGCGGTCGCGGCGCTGGTGGAGGACCCCACCTTGACCGCCGATCTGCGCGATCTGCTGCGCGGGGCGCACGATCTGGATCGCGCGCTGTCACGGCTGGCACTGGACCGCGGCGGCCCCCGCGACATGGCTGCGATCCGCAATACCATCGGGCAGGCATCACGTCTGCATCAGACACTAAACAAGCCGAACCTGCCCGATACGCTGGCGCAGGTGCTGCGCGATCTGATCGGCCACGATGATCTGCTGGCGTTGCTGGACGCGGCCCTCGTCGCCGAGCCGCCCTTGCTGGCCCGCGACGGCGGTTTCATTGCGGCGGGTTACAACGAAGCGCTGGATTCGGCACGCAGGTTGCGCGACGAAGGCCGCAGCGTGATCGCGCAGATGCAGGCGGATTTCATCGCGCAGACCGGAATCAACGCGCTGAAGATCAAGCACAATAACGTGCTGGGCTACTTCATCGAGACGACGTCGACCCACGCGGACCGGATGCTGGCACCGCCGCTGTCAGAGACGTTCATTCACCGCCAGACCACGGCCAATCAGGTGCGTTTCACGACCGTCGAGCTGAACGAGATCGAATCCCGCATCCTGAACGCGGGCGGCGAAGCGCTGGAGATCGAAAAGCGGCTTTACGCCACGCTGTCCGAATCCGTCCTTGCGGCGCACGCCGCCCTCGGGCAGCTGGCCCGCGCCCTGGCCGAGATCGACCTGTCCGCAGCCTTGGCCCATCTGGCGCGTCAGGACGGGTGGGTGCGACCCGTCATCGACGACAGCCGGGCGTTTCACGTGACCGGCGGCCGGCATCCGGTGGTAGAGGAGGCGCTGCGCAAGTCCGGCACGCCTTTCGTCGCCAACGATTGCGACCTGACAGAGACGCCGATCTGGCTGCTGACCGGGCCAAACATGGCGGGCAAGTCGACCTACCTGAGGCAGAACGCGCTGATCGCCGTGCTGGCGCAGATGGGCGCCTTCGTGCCCGTCACTGCGGCGCGGATCGGCATCGTCAGCCAGATCTTCAGCCGGGTCGGCGCCAGCGACGATCTGGCGCGAGGGCGGTCGACCTTCATGGTCGAGATGGTCGAGACGGCCGCGATCCTGAACCAGGCCGACGATCGCGCCTTGGTCATCCTTGACGAGATCGGCCGCGGCACGGCCACCTACGACGGTCTGTCGATTGCCTGGGCTACGCTGGAGCATTTGCACGACGTCAACCGCTGCCGCGCGCTCTTCGCCACGCATTACCACGAGATGAGCAGCCTGTCGGCCAAGCTGGCCGGCGTGGACAATGCGACGGTCAGCGTGAAGGAATGGGACGGCGACGTGATCTTTCTGCACGAGGTCAGGAAGGGCACCGCAGATCGCAGCTATGGCGTGCAGGTGGCGCGTCTGGCCGGTCTGCCCGCCGCCGTCGTCGCCCGCGCCAAGGTCGTGCTGGAGGCCTTGGAAAAGGGCGAACGCGAAGGCGGTGCCGCGCGGCGCGCGGTCATCGACGATCTGCCCCTGTTCGCCGCGATCCCCACACCGCCGCCGGCCACCGCGAAAAGTTCAGTCGTCGAAGACCGCCTGCGCGGCGTCCTGCCAGACGATCTGACGCCAAAGGATGCGCTGGCCTTGATTTATGAGCTGCGCAACTTGCTGAAAGAGTGA